The following are from one region of the Dreissena polymorpha isolate Duluth1 chromosome 2, UMN_Dpol_1.0, whole genome shotgun sequence genome:
- the LOC127867795 gene encoding venom prothrombin activator pseutarin-C non-catalytic subunit-like isoform X2: MVGDGITRRALIAFIVLSSVRGQDVLCHDRLLASVPDAHITASSSNVANQPITSPARGRLNTTETTLSNGTIAMGAWAPAADQHGEYIQAMFDEVTMVNGVFTQGRNQGNDHVTLFKIEYTEDGTTWKTINNDLDVEEIFTGNFDGDSVQFNELPCPLFAKGIRIIPMEWNQHVALRFDVSGCYIDNSGVAPTNTTQSFLPGIVTPFGLTTPSTASVTLIHWFMTHLSNASSTTTPVSVKHTLSSTTTTTTQLPTTTTPYVFLPGIPDPFGTTKRPQSSLVG; the protein is encoded by the exons ATGGTGGGTGACGGAATTACGAGACGCGCTCTCATAG CGTTCATCGTGCTTTCATCAGTGAGAG GCCAGGATGTACTATGCCACGACAGGCTACTCGCTTCCGTACCAGACGCGCATATCACCGCATCAAGCAGCAACGTGGCCAATCAGCCGATAACGTCTCCCGCGAGAGGGCGCCTGAACACCACCGAAACTACGTTGTCGAATGGAACTATCGCCATGGGAGCGTGGGCGCCCGCTGCTGATCAACACGGGGAATATATTCAG GCGATGTTTGATGAGGTAACCATGGTGAACGGTGTGTTTACTCAAGGCCGTAACCAAGGCAACGATCACGTCACCTTGTTCAAGATCGAATACACGGAGGACGGCACCACGTGGAAAACCATAAACAACGACCTGGACGTGGAAGAG ATATTCACGGGTAACTTTGACGGCGACTCGGTTCAGTTCAATGAGCTTCCTTGCCCCTTGTTCGCTAAGGGGATCCGAATTATTCCGATGGAATGGAACCAACACGTGGCTTTGCGATTTGACGTCAGCGGGTGTTACATTGACAACAGCGGCGTCG CTCCAACAAACACCACCCAGTCGTTCCTGCCCGGCATTGTTACACCATTCGGCCTGACGACTCCATCAACTGCTTCCG TAACACTCATACACTGGTTTATGACGCATCTCAGCAACGCAAGCAGTACGACGACACCAGTATCCGTAAAACAC ACTCTCtcctcaacaacaacaactactacacaACTGCCGACGACGACAACTCCCTACGTGTTCCTTCCCGGTATTCCGGACCCCTTCGGGACAACCAAGAGGCCCCAGTCGAGTCTTGTTGGATAG
- the LOC127867795 gene encoding venom prothrombin activator pseutarin-C non-catalytic subunit-like isoform X1: MVGDGITRRALIAFIVLSSVRGQDVLCHDRLLASVPDAHITASSSNVANQPITSPARGRLNTTETTLSNGTIAMGAWAPAADQHGEYIQAMFDEVTMVNGVFTQGRNQGNDHVTLFKIEYTEDGTTWKTINNDLDVEEIFTGNFDGDSVQFNELPCPLFAKGIRIIPMEWNQHVALRFDVSGCYIDNSGVAPTNTTQSFLPGIVTPFGLTTPSTASGTTINLITLIHWFMTHLSNASSTTTPVSVKHTLSSTTTTTTQLPTTTTPYVFLPGIPDPFGTTKRPQSSLVG, encoded by the exons ATGGTGGGTGACGGAATTACGAGACGCGCTCTCATAG CGTTCATCGTGCTTTCATCAGTGAGAG GCCAGGATGTACTATGCCACGACAGGCTACTCGCTTCCGTACCAGACGCGCATATCACCGCATCAAGCAGCAACGTGGCCAATCAGCCGATAACGTCTCCCGCGAGAGGGCGCCTGAACACCACCGAAACTACGTTGTCGAATGGAACTATCGCCATGGGAGCGTGGGCGCCCGCTGCTGATCAACACGGGGAATATATTCAG GCGATGTTTGATGAGGTAACCATGGTGAACGGTGTGTTTACTCAAGGCCGTAACCAAGGCAACGATCACGTCACCTTGTTCAAGATCGAATACACGGAGGACGGCACCACGTGGAAAACCATAAACAACGACCTGGACGTGGAAGAG ATATTCACGGGTAACTTTGACGGCGACTCGGTTCAGTTCAATGAGCTTCCTTGCCCCTTGTTCGCTAAGGGGATCCGAATTATTCCGATGGAATGGAACCAACACGTGGCTTTGCGATTTGACGTCAGCGGGTGTTACATTGACAACAGCGGCGTCG CTCCAACAAACACCACCCAGTCGTTCCTGCCCGGCATTGTTACACCATTCGGCCTGACGACTCCATCAACTGCTTCCGGTACAACCATAAACCTTA TAACACTCATACACTGGTTTATGACGCATCTCAGCAACGCAAGCAGTACGACGACACCAGTATCCGTAAAACAC ACTCTCtcctcaacaacaacaactactacacaACTGCCGACGACGACAACTCCCTACGTGTTCCTTCCCGGTATTCCGGACCCCTTCGGGACAACCAAGAGGCCCCAGTCGAGTCTTGTTGGATAG
- the LOC127867803 gene encoding uncharacterized protein LOC127867803 → MFTFLIASLLVVGSRALLFPLNNGQEPEPELLFACPAPNPPQYGSLNCSYSMFSMTCTARCDGQFQFEDGRHSHTATCDLFEGQPIKSFNDCVRIGIVSPTLPPTTSRPTSSGNCVRSLTDCFSLPAGDYPYCENCRMFATCAGSGFYVRNCPGIAVFNYLTDRCEDYSTTACRN, encoded by the exons ATGTTTACTTTTCTAATAG CTTCGCTGCTGGTGGTTGGATCACGCGCTCTACTGTTCCCTCTTAACAACGGGCAAG AGCCCGAGCCCGAACTTCTGTTCGCCTGCCCCGCCCCGAACCCGCCCCAATACGGAAGTCTTAACTGCTCGTACAGCATGTTTAGTAT GACCTGCACAGCGAGATGTGACGGGCAGTTCCAGTTCGAAGACGGTCGCCACTCGCATACTGCAACCTGTGACCTCTTCGAGGGACAACCCATTAAGAGTTTCAACGACTGCGTCCGAATCG GTATTGTCTCGCCGACACTTCCGCCAACCACTTCCCGACCGACCAGCAGCGGAAACTGCGTCCGGTCGCTAACAGACTGCTTCAGCCTGCCTGCAGGTGACTATCCCTACTGCGAGAACTGCCGGATGTTCGCCACGTGCGCCGGAAGTGGTTTCTACGTGCGCAACTGCCCGGGCATCGCCGTTTTCAACTATTTGACGGATCGATGTGAGGATTATAGCACTACTGCATGCAGAAACTAG